The genomic interval AGGGCCGCCCCCGCGAGAAGCACGAGCGGGCGGTCGCGTCCTCGCTGAACTTCGGGGTGTACGACACGACTTCGGGGGAGCAGGTGGCGTACGCGCGCGTGGTCACCGACCAGGCCGCGTTCGCGTGGCTGTGCGATGTGTACGTGGACCCGTCGGTGCGCGGCAAGGGCGTCGGCACGGCGTTCGTCGGCGCTGTGTGCGAGGAGCTGCGGCCGTTCGGACTGCGGCGGATCCTGCTCGCCACGCACGACGCCCACGGGGTGTACGAGAAGCTCGGATTCAAGCCACTGGAGCGGCCCGACCAGTGGATGGCCCTCGTTTTCGAGTGAGTTGTCCGCCTGGTCCCGACCTCGAAGTGAGGTTTCGCCCACCCTGGGTAACGCTCGTCCGGCACCCCTTGACCTGCGTACTTCGGCGGGATCACGATCGCCGCATGCTACTTCGGGTCACGTTCGTCGCCGCCGCGCGCAGCTCTCCGCTGCTCGCGGAGCGCTTCGAGGACGACCGCCCGCTGGACCAGGCGGGATGGG from Streptomyces sp. NBC_01288 carries:
- a CDS encoding GNAT family N-acetyltransferase, which gives rise to MNDIPSLPDGYEFSADPARVDIDRTYRWLSTDAYWAKGRPREKHERAVASSLNFGVYDTTSGEQVAYARVVTDQAAFAWLCDVYVDPSVRGKGVGTAFVGAVCEELRPFGLRRILLATHDAHGVYEKLGFKPLERPDQWMALVFE